The genomic interval AGCCGTAGCTCCGTGGCCTCGCCGTCCTCCAGCGGGTCGAGGAGCCACGACCCGGTCGCGCGCACCCCGTCGGTGGAGCGCCAGTCGATGCGCTCGTTCTCGACGAGGTCCGTCACCCGCTGTTCGGCGGTGTAGGAGAGCTTCCACCACGAGACGGTGATGCGGTAGTCGGTCCCGGGCCCGCCGTCGCCGTACTGGCGCACGGCGTCCACATGGTCCGAGTACACCTCCGTGCCGGAGAAGTCGCGGATGTACGCGAACACCTCGGCCGGCGGCGCGTGCACGACGGTCGAGGCCTCGACGGCGTCCATACGCGAGGGAGGGGCGCCGACCTAATATGTTCGGCGTCAGGTTCGTCCTTCGAACGTCCATCCTCTCGTCTGCATCCGATGACCGCAGCGACCCCACGCGCCGCGACCCTCGCCCGGGAACTCCGCGACCGTCTCGCCGCCGCGCGGCCGATGGCCGCCGGCGGGCTGGCGACCCTGCTCGCGGTGAACCTCGCGGCCGGCGGGAGCGTCCACGGGGCGATACGCCCCGTCGAGTACGCCCTGCTCGCCGTGTTCCTCGCCGACCTCGGGCTGGACGCGCTCGTGGAGGGGCTCTCCCGCCCGCGGCTGGCGGAGGCGGCGGTGGTCGTCCCGTACGCGGCGCTGGTCGTCGGGGCGGTCGTCGGCCGGTGGCTCGGCTGCGGGCTCCCGCCCGCCCTTCGTCCCCTCGCCGGGACGCTGGAGTGGCTCCACGGCGCGACGGCCGTCTGCCGTGAACTGGTCCCCCTGGAGGTCGTCGCCGGCGCGGGCGTCCTCACCGAACTGTCGCTGTCGGTCGTCGAGGAGGTGGAGTTCGAGGCCTAGCCCCGCAGCGCCTCGACCGGGTGGAGGTTCGCCGCCTTCCACGCCGGGTAGAGCCCGGAGACGAGCGCGACCGCGACCCCGAAGCCGAACGCGAGGACGAGATACGGGACGTTCGACGGGTCGAGCACGACGGCGAGCGTCACCTCCGAGAAGTAGTAGAGCCCCCAGACGGCGACGAGCGACAGCGCCAGCCCGACCAGCCCCCCGGCGACCCCGAGCAGGCCGGCCTCCACGACGAGCGTCCGGAGCACGTCGCC from Halosegnis marinus carries:
- a CDS encoding SRPBCC family protein, whose product is MDAVEASTVVHAPPAEVFAYIRDFSGTEVYSDHVDAVRQYGDGGPGTDYRITVSWWKLSYTAEQRVTDLVENERIDWRSTDGVRATGSWLLDPLEDGEATELRLRIEFDPESMRGGRVTRLLPLDALVDRLAPVVARESETVVAGMVADIEGERRPVDIEVHRVPDLA